The Salvelinus fontinalis isolate EN_2023a chromosome 9, ASM2944872v1, whole genome shotgun sequence sequence ATACCACCAAGCTCTCTACAGATAACTGGACGTTCAACAGGACCCTCTCCAATCTCATCAGGTAGGCCAACCTCTGCATTGGTCTCCATCAGATCTCACACTCCTCTATGCTAGGTATTCCCTCATGGATAACTTCTTTTCTTTCTATAGGAAGAACATCCTGAGGTTCTTTGACCCAGAGAGGGACATCTCTATTCTGAAGGGCACATTGAAACCTGGCGATATCATCCACTACATCTTTGATCGTCAGAGCACTACCAATATCTCAGAAAACCTATACCAGTTGCTGCCCACTGCATCCCCCATGAAGAACCAGCACCACAGGCGCTGTGCCATCATAGGGAACTCTGGGATCCTACTCAACAGCAGCTGTGGGCCAGAGATAGACTCCTATGACTTTGTTATCAGGTAAAATGTGCTCTCGTTCTCTGTAGTCGACGTGAGTaagtcatttaagcaggttaactctcgcagggctgccggcccagacagtatccctagccgcgtcctcagagcatatacagaccagctggctggagtgtttactcTCCATATCCCAATCTGTAGTCCCCACTTGATTCAAGATGTTCACAATTGTTCCTGTACACAAGACAGGGAAAGGAACTGATctgatgaagtgctttgagaggctagttaagaaccatatcacctccaccttatcagacaccctagacccactacaattcccATATTGGCCCATACAGAtcaccattgcactgcacactgccctatcccatctggacaagaggaatacctacattatctacactgagtgtacaaaacaaaaccttttgccctcagaacagccttgattaatcggggcatggactacacaaggtgttgaaagcgttccacagggatgctggcccatgttgactccaatgtttcccacagttgtgtcaagttggctggatgtcctttgggtggtggaccattcttgatacacacaggaaactgttgagcatgaaaccACCAGCagaattgcagttcttgacacactcagactggtacgcctggcacctactaccataccccgtttaaaggcacttacatcttttgtcttgcccattcaccctctgaatggcacacaaacacaatccatgtaTTAATTGttttaaggcttaaaaatccttatttaaccgtTCTCttccacttcatctacactgattgaagtggatttaacagttgacatcaataagggatcatagttttcacctggattcacctggtcagtctatgtcatggaaagagcaggtgttcctaatgttttgtacactctcaGTACCGTATTCTACTAATGGCTCAACCtatataatgtttttttttttctggattatgtgtgtattgtttttttactgcactgttggaactagaaacacaagcatttcgctggacctgcgataacatctgcaaatctgtgtacacgACCAATAAACTTTTATTTTCTTTGGTTCTTATCAGGGGcgcatattattatttattttttccagtcagataaacactccaaacagcctacccgaccgctcggaggcgtccgcatggtcccaAAGCACACCATTGCCTCGtgttgtatcacattccaataatAAAACTGTGGGGGACAAAAATGCCATTTAAAAATGTGATGGGGACACCTacatccccagtgaaagttgcacccctggttTTTATAACAGCTATTGCATGAAATTAATTGATGCAGGTGAGTTTCAATATAGTGTTGTTATTTCCATTTAATCAAATTATCTTCTTGTACACAGTaaattctccagtgttaaattCAACACTAGTCCAGTGTCTATACCGGTCCTCACTtttcagtgttaaattaacacactgcttagtgtaaagccttatttgcatatttcccacaGAGCTTTGCCTTCcaagtgaattgtagagttaccacccatgactgtatttgttagtgacagacagGGGTGCaaatttggttttagaagtggtggggacataaatatatatttttttatccagtcggataaacactccaaacaaccTACCCGATTTTACGGAGGTGTTCACATGATCCTAAAGCACACCATTGcatcgttttgtatcacattccaattataaaactgggggggacaaaaatcaAATTTCAGAATTTGGGCGGGATATGTCCCCcccatccccagtgaaagttgcacccctggtgacagagacatggttgttgcattcTTACATTTTTGGTCCTGTGGCCTACTAAGTGAATATGGTATCATTAAATTAAAATATTTAACGCAATACAACACATATttcataaggccttattttgagggcTTAGTTTTATCCTAATACAGTGGGCTGAAAATCATGGTTCACAGGCAACACCAGGCCTGCAAGTAACATTAtgttggcttgcaaagtgatgtgtaattcctattggaattcaGCCAGAGTGGGGATATCCAACATTTTTCATTTGTATTCACTCGCAACCTGCATTTAGAATGACTGCCGGGTTGGGAAGGCTAAAATATGAGACTACGTAaagcatctaaactggaacaaccatttcagtaacgggtgcaacaAGTCCCAGTAACTGATTGGAtttgtttagaaaaatgtatgttatttatattcGAGACGCATAatattaattcatcaatcaatgtacatgcaaaaacatggAAACATTTGAAACAAACAATTGTTAAAAtctacctgcaatagagcattCTGGTAAATATGATAATTTTGGGGCGTGATTTTGGTTGAAGATTGGTTATTAACATCAACACTGGGATTCTTTTACATGAATGAGTGTTAACATAATTTTACAGCTGAATCAACACTAGCAATGTTACACTGAGAAATCAAGACTAGGTAATACGGGCCAATTTGCTGTGTATAGAAGTGAATgagttaatttatcattgaatttGCAGTGGAATATTCAGGATAGTAATGAGGCTCTCTCTATTTAAGCACTATACATCTTTATACTCATAACTTTTATGTAAGCACAGTCCCTTAGATTTCACAAATACTTTACATTGAGGATTCAAtgccactgctctataacatatTCTCCACACCTTTGAAATGCCTGCTACTTTTAGAAATGAGCAGCAGTACTTACAGCAATGAAATACCTGCTGGGTAAATGTGACATTTTCAAAAGCTACTGCTATCCACCCGAAATGTAATGAGGTGCTTTAGAGAAGCACTGCCGTTTGTTCCTAGGACTGCTACACTCATTTACCAAGGGAGAATGTCTGTCTGAAACCATCCGTCAATGCTGCTCTGTGCTAGTGTGTCAGCAAACGGCTTTCTGTGAGTGGGTTATTTATTGCTATATAACTGCTTTGTCTTTCAGTATAGCAACAGAGAAAGTACAGCTATGCATAGCAATTATACAACTACAGATGTTATAGGGGGAAGAAATCCAAGGTTGCCTAACTGTGTCCACACTACAGCAAGGCACTGtgacagtggcggtcggtgccgtttgagatgagggaggatgatttttttttaatgagcatggctttatttctattacagcatattggatgattgTCATTcaaattccattcacccagctcaatgtaacatcgataggtttagtcTACTACATGATAGaccaattttccctatacccatcatgaggttgctacaacctaaccTATGAATAAaagtttacaatgtttacaagtttacaatgtaggtgcacaggtcgagagattTTTGactaatcaaggtgacagactttgacacattcaataccgccttgcacactcttgcctgcatctagctgatctagggtgtaatcattagtccaacagttacaAATTAGAgtttttattggacaaattcaggcatGTTTATCCCGATAcagtttgcttccatttaagaagcgcttttcaacagaatcggcagaatgaatacaccactgatcacacgcaaacacagttcactttcataacagccacataaaaacagcatgatcactgctcgttgtatatataattccttctcgcaactATCTACGCCCTCTCCTCCTGTCatcttttcccttcgcttgtggacttcagtgcacaacacagcagctttctgtgaccaggcaaaaatgCCTTCACTGCATCGTGAGTATGGGTAATTAGAAAGTAGAGCACATAAATCAGGGgtttcaaactcattccatggagggcctagtgtctgctggtttttggttgttcatttcaattaagacctagactaccaggtgaggggagttccttactaattagtgaccttaattaatcaatcaagaacaagggaggagcgaaaacccacagCCACTCGGCCCAgttgtggaatgagtttgacatatGACATAAATTATTGATGAAGAGAGGCATCTGAACGAATGGGAATTGGGAAATGTGCGAAACCATATCAATATTTCACAGATTTTTTGGGATGGGAATCATAGTATATCTTGTATCTTTTGATTCCTGTACAACAATTGCAAAACTGTAGCAAGGCAGTGGATTTCTGCTGATATATTTGTACTGCTGTAATGAGATTGGGATATTTGAAGTCCCTCATTACTTTGGGAAGGTGTTTTTCCCCATCCTCCTTGTGTAACTTGATCTACCGTCTGGATATGCAGAGCCATACTGTATGCCTCTATGGTGGAAGAGTAAATCCCCAACCTCCCTGCTGCTGGAGTGTCAGATCAACAGGGAAACGGAAAGACAGGTCAGGATGGGTTTGCAGAGAAAGACAGCTTAGTAGGGGCCGTTAGCTGGAAGGGAGTGATGAGGGATTTGCTGAGGTATTCAGGTAGGGAGATAATGCCTCTGCTCACAGCAGTGCTCAGTTAAACCCGACTCTGGCTCTCACACAGCCtcacattatttatttttatagatACAGGACATTTTATTTCCCCTTGGGTCATTATCTCTCGGTGCATTGGTATAGTGTAGTAATTACTTTTCCTGAGGTCAGTCAAGTAACCTTCTTTGGACACGATACCAACACACAGCAGGATGACACATGGAATACATTCATTAGGGTTTTCAGTTGCAGTTCACCCCTGAGCTAGCTGTGTTTGGTGTAGGGTTGTTCTTGGCTGACTAATTATGTGACTAATTATGTGCTTAGTCAGCCTTAGTCACTTCAAGTGTATGTTGAACAATGTCAGAGCTACCTAAATTAGTGTATGTGGAGTTTACAAATCTTCATGGAGTTTATGGAGGACAGTAGGATTGGGCCAATTCATGAGTTCTGTGGTTTGACCTTAATATTTGTGAAAGACTAATCAAATGGACTAAGTGATAGCAGAATAATTTAGATAAATGTATCTTTGCAGATGTAATCTGGCGCCAGTGGAGGAGTATGCTGGGGATGTGGGGCGGCGCACCAACCTGGTGACCATGAACCCGTCGGTGGTGCAGCGGGCCTTCCAGGACCTGGCCAGTGAGGAGTGGAGGGAGCGCTTCCTGCAGCGGCTCCGGGGCCTCAGCGGCAGCGTGCTGTGGATCCCAGCCTTCATGgccaagggaggagaggagagggtggagtggGCCATCCGTCTCATCCTGCTGCACACGGTGGATGTGCACACCGCCTTCCCCTCACTGCGCCTTCTCCATGCTGTCAGAGGGTAAGACAAGGAGGGAACGCGTGTGCTCTTGTGACACTGAAGTTCGTAGTCTGTACACCTGTAAGCTCCACAATCCAGGGCCTGGCAGCCACTAATTAAGCAGCAGTTCACAGGTCCCCTGCTATTTCTAAACAGAGTATTAGAACTACTCAACAGGCCATTGGTGACCAACTTACTGCTGCTGGCCTCTCTGCCTGCTGTTGAATTTGCAGGAGGACAGCTAGCCAGCAGAAGTGTTATTTTTTTGTAGTGTATTTTGACAAAAAGCCTTGAATCTTTTCTGAAAGGGCAATAAATGTTTTGAAATGCAGGGAAAACGCTGTTAGAAATGCAGTACATGTCTATGACCTTTTAGCTACAGTGGTGCTTGATAAATGCCAAACTGAATACTTTCCCCTGGGTTTCTGCTTCTCTGAGTACTAGATAGTTCCACCATTGACCTCCTGCAAGTCATAGGCCACTGCTAGGTCACTGGGCTCCTCTTAGAGTATCTTGAAGTCCAGGTAGGCCATGCTGGGCTGGGGGCCTGTGAGTGAGAGGACCAGATGGGGCTTGCATTGTGACTGCAGGCCCAAGACCTGTCTCTCTTATTACAATTTTGTTCCTCTTCTTGAGCCCACTGGCGCCTCAGCATACATCCACCCAGAGAGCTGAGTGAAAGACACCACATAGGGAGAGAAAGGGTGCTTATTGTACGGGCTTATTCAAGGGTGAGTGGACTGCCATTGTAGTGCTAAGAATGCAGAGGGTTCAGTGCTTTCTAATGGATATTGGCTTCAATGCACACATCCTCTTTATCAGGGCTTCAGATAATCTTCAACACAATTGTATTCTTGCTATGTGTTATCTGTCATAGGACCTTGGCGTGTGCAAGTGTCCACTAGTTTTATAGGTTCTGTAGATTTATTTTCCAGATACAAAGGAAAATATTGAACACTGAGAAATAGCTCTATCCTAAAATAAAGATTCCAAAGATTTCCTCTTAGGTATTTTTTTCAGATGTCAGGTACCTCTTGAGTGCCTTAAAATACCTTTAGCTTGGTTATATAACTATCTTGCTCCATTCTTCAGGTATTGGCTGACCAACAACATCCAGATAAAGAGACCCACTACTGGTCTACTGATGTACACCATGGCCACTCGCTTCTGTGAGGAGATCCACCTGTACGGTTTCTGGCCTTTCCCTCAGGATTCACAGGGGAAACCAGTGAAGTACCATTACTATGACACTCTGACCTACGAGTACACGTCCCATGCTAGTCCGCACACCATGCCACTGGAGTTCAGGACCCTGAGTTCACTCCACAGACAGGGGGCGCTGCGTCTCCACACTGGCTCTTGTGGTGTAGGAACATAATCTAAAAACACAGCAaggaatgtactgtatgtctccATCAAAATGACCCTTACGCTTTTGGGAAAATACCTCCTGCTCAGTTGATGTCTGTCAGACACGGACATCTCAGAGGAAATACTATCTGTATTAAACTCTAGGACATTTTTATGTAGCTGTGAATTTAGTTGAACGACAGTATGCAGGATACTGCATATCTTATTTGGGCTCACATTGTTGTCCTACAAGAGAGCACTGAAGagtttttaacatttctacagtaACCTGTGAACATTTTACCTAAAACACACACTTTTTAATTTGTTAAAAAATAACACATTTATGTTGGTATTTGCTTTTTTCAACAAgaatactttttatttttacatgGAATGTGTTttgtaaaatgtatataattACAACATTTATAAAAAACTTCCAAGGGCTTTGTGATTGTAAATTTAACTACTAAGTTATCAATAATGTTTGTCTTGATATTTTTGTAATTATTCCTTTGAATTATATGATAAATCTACTTCATCACTACTGTTGGAGACATCATATCAGACAGATCCAAGGAAGGAGCACCAGCCTGCAGAGCACTGATTGAGCCACAAGATGGAAGCACTTCTTCATAAGGAAACTATGAATAGTAGTGCATTTAGTTTTACACATTTAGTTTATTAGTGAACATGGGTTCAACTACATGTGATGTTTTGTTAGCTCTCACCTTAAATTGGGAATTGTATTATTTAAAGAGTAGCCTAATAGTGTAGGCCTAGGTTGAATGTAGTGTGTAGGCCTAGGTTGAATGTAGTGTTTAAGAAATAGCTGCATGCAGCAATCACTGAGATTAAATCACCAATGTTGGAAAAGATAGAAAATAATAACCAAAATAAATAACAGATGTTTAAGCAGCTTCACAGCTTATTAAATGGTCCTACAGATGATCTACAGAGCTCTTAAAGCCACGGGACTCAAGTCATCCAGGGCAGACATTGGCTATTATTAGTTTACCTACTGCTTAGTCTGAGGCGGTGCACTGTAGTAATATTGAATAGAGGCACTCAACTGGAATGCAAAATGTTTAAGCGATAACAGTCAGACAGGGAACACACCCAGCTGGTCACACACTACTGTTTACACAGGAACAGCCAACAGCAAACTCTTGAACAGCAAACTCCTGAACGGTTCCCTGGGGGTTTGACAATTTCTTCTTAGGAATTTGCCTCTTAAGACCATTTCCAAGTATAGGTGTGTTAAAAGACCTTGTGTTGATGTTGGCTAATGCTGTGCAGATATTCAGAAAGTTGtgcttgttttgttgttgttttactaTTTGTCTtaagaaaaaaaaatcctcagcaatctacacacaataccccataatgacaaagcaaaaacaggtatttagaattttttgcaaatatataaaaaacaaaacagaaataccttatttacataagtattcagaccgttggctatgagactcgaaattgagcttagatgcatcctgtttccattgatcatccttgaaatgtttctacaacttgattggagtataCCTTtggtaaattccattgattggacatgatttggaaaggcgcacacctgtctgttgacagtgcatgtcagagcaaaaaccaagccacgaggtcaaaagaattgtccatagagctccgagacaggattgtgtagaggaACAGATTTGGGTAAGGGTACCAATACATTTCTGCTGCatggaaggtccccaagaacacagtggcctccatcattcttaaatggaagaagtttttaaccaccaagactcttcctagagttggcgacctggccaaactgagcaatcaggggagaaggtccttggtcagggaggtgaccaagaacctgatggtcactctgacagagctctagagttcctctgtggagatgggataaacttccagaaggacaaccatctctgcagcactccaccaattaggcctttatggtagagtggccagacggaagccactcctcagtaaaaggcacatgacatcccgcttggagtttgccaaaagtcacctaaagactctcagaccatgagaaacaacattctctggtatgatgaaaccaagattgaattgtttggcctgaatgcctagcgtcacatctggaggaaacctggcaccatccctacagtgaagcatggtggtatcaaaaatccttgatgaaatcctgctcaggacctcagactggggcgaaggttcaaccttccaacaggacaatgaccctaagcgtacagccaagacaatgcaggagtggcttcgggacaagtctctgaatgtccttgagtggcccagcctgagcctggacttgaacccgatcaaacatctctgaagagacctgaaaatagctgtacagcaacgctccccatccaacctgacagagcttgagtggatctgcagagaagaatgggagaaactccccaaatacaggtgtgccaagcttgtagcgtcaaacccaagaagactcgaagctgtaattgcttccaaagatgcttcaacaaagtactgaaaaaaagggactgaatacttatgtaaatgtgacatttcccttttttatatatatataaattagcaaacatttctaaaaaactgtttttgctttgtcattatggggtatcatgTGTAGatttataataaaaaaacaatttcataaattttagaataagactttaacctaacaaaatgtggaaaaagtcaaggcgtctgaatactttctgaaggcagtgtatTTCCATtagaggagggtgggaggagCTAGAGGAGGAcatgctcattgtaatggctggaatggaatcaatggaacagagtcaaacatgtggtttccatatgtttaatGTGTTTTTaatttccatttattccattccagccattacaataagcatgtcctcctataactcctcccaccagcctcatcTGATCTCCATCAATGGAATATCGTCGGCAGACGACTTGTTATCAACAAATAATGTGAACATCTTGGTTACGCAGGCAAGACATAGAATTGTTTGAGATGGAATGTGTGTAAATATTTAGGAGTCTGCAGAATGTCGATGTGCTTATCTGCACCCCTAGCTCAAGGCAGCTGTGTTAAAGAAAGTTATTTAATTCTAAAAGTTGTTTCAAAGGTTTGGCAAGATGCTCAATACTCTGGTGATCTCCCAGAAACAGATTTTTTTTGCCTCCATGGCAGGAACATTCCTCTgttaatacagtgccttcagaaagtattcacactccttgactttttccacattttgttgtgttacaaaggggtgtcacgccctggccttagttatctttgttttctgtaatattttggt is a genomic window containing:
- the LOC129862470 gene encoding alpha-2,8-sialyltransferase 8B-like, with protein sequence MSAIKRIIYAIDLDFLSVASISSSTFSVMQLELRTLMFGIVTVLVLFLIIADIAEVEKEIANLGGSRELYLHSLIPKPNRNVAMKVNPKPLVSEGEDKRPASPSYLNNTTKLSTDNWTFNRTLSNLIRKNILRFFDPERDISILKGTLKPGDIIHYIFDRQSTTNISENLYQLLPTASPMKNQHHRRCAIIGNSGILLNSSCGPEIDSYDFVIRCNLAPVEEYAGDVGRRTNLVTMNPSVVQRAFQDLASEEWRERFLQRLRGLSGSVLWIPAFMAKGGEERVEWAIRLILLHTVDVHTAFPSLRLLHAVRGYWLTNNIQIKRPTTGLLMYTMATRFCEEIHLYGFWPFPQDSQGKPVKYHYYDTLTYEYTSHASPHTMPLEFRTLSSLHRQGALRLHTGSCGVGT